The Argentina anserina chromosome 3, drPotAnse1.1, whole genome shotgun sequence genome includes a region encoding these proteins:
- the LOC126786141 gene encoding U-box domain-containing protein 7 has translation MSDSTASSSSPPIWLYSYIKLRFFNRIQRFLRSKNSNRKRNTTASDPHHFDTLSLRPTKVMVKASRNESNDHKDDGLGLQRAVKKLHFGSWEEKELAAEEIGTLAKDDVKLRKLVGGLGVIPVLVSMVSSEVVDHRRVAVFALVQLANGTYTNKALIVEAGIFSKLPKDINILDEPTRRQFAELLMLLSSLANTPFPLPSSDIVPFLVRILESDSSNVETKQSCLGALHNLSAMLDNAGDLVSNGVVDTLLMLSSDKEMSEKALATLGNLVVTLMGKKAMENSPLVPESLIEILTWDEKSKCQELSSYILMILAHQSSVQREKMNKSGIVPVLLEVALLGSSLAQKRALKLLQWFKDERQTKMGPHSGPQTARFAFGSPVNPHAAEQGKKMMKNLVKQSLHKNMEMITQRASASGDSSKIKALIISTSSKSLPY, from the exons ATGTCTGACTCTACtgcatcatcttcttctcctcctatATGGCTATACTCGTATATAAAGCTTCGCTTTTTCAATCGTATCCAGAGGTTCCTGCGCTCCAAGAATAGTAACCGGAAGAGGAACACGACGGCGTCTGATCCTCACCACTTTGACACGTTGAGTTTGAGACCGACCAAGGTTATGGTGAAGGCGAGCAGAAATGAATCAAATGATCATAAGGATGATGGTTTGGGGTTGCAGAGGGCGGTGAAGAAGCTTCACTTTGGGAGTTGGGAAGAGAAGGAGTTGGCAGCGGAAGAGATTGGGACGTTGGCTAAGGATGACGTCAAGCTGAGGAAGCTGGTGGGTGGACTTGGGGTTATACCGGTGTTGGTGTCCATGGTGTCATCGGAGGTGGTTGATCACCGGCGAGTGGCGGTTTTCGCTCTGGTTCAGCTTGCTAATGGAACTTACAC GAACAAGGCCCTCATTGTTGAAGCAGGAATCTTCTCTAAACTACCTAAAGATATCAACATTCTTGATGAGCCTACAAGGCGTCAATTTGCAGAACTGCTCATGTTGCTATCTTCACTTGCAAACACTCCATTTCCTCTGCCTTCATCGGATATTGTCCCGTTTCTAGTCCGCATTCTGGAGTCGGATTCGAGCAATGTCGAAACCAAACAGTCATGTTTGGGTGCACTTCACAACCTATCCGCTATGTTGGACAATGCAGGAGATTTGGTCTCCAATGGGGTAGTAGACACACTCTTGATGTTGTCCTCAGATAAAGAAATGTCTGAGAAAGCTCTTGCAACATTGGGGAACTTGGTTGTGACCTTGATGGGAAAGAAGGCTATGGAAAATAGTCCTCTGGTCCCTGAGAGCCTAATAGAAATTTTGACATGGgatgaaaaatcaaaatgcCAGGAGCTTTCAAGCTATATTTTGATGATCTTAGCTCATCAAAGCTCAGTacaaagagagaaaatgaaCAAGTCTGGAATTGTGCCTGTACTTCTTGAAGTAGCATTACTGGGTAGCTCTCTAGCCCAGAAAAGGGCGCTCAAGCTGTTGCAGTGGTTCAAGGACGAAAGGCAAACAAAAATGGGACCCCATTCCGGGCCTCAGACTGCGAGGTTCGCATTTGGTTCACCTGTGAATCCACATGCTGCTGAGCAagggaagaagatgatgaagaatttGGTGAAACAGAGTTTACACAAAAATATGGAGATGATAACGCAGCGGGCGAGTGCTTCTGGAGACTCTTCTAAGATTAAGGCTTTGATTATCAGCACGAGCTCAAAAAGTTTGCCTTATTAA